Sequence from the Meleagris gallopavo isolate NT-WF06-2002-E0010 breed Aviagen turkey brand Nicholas breeding stock chromosome Z, Turkey_5.1, whole genome shotgun sequence genome:
ACTCAAATTctctttacaaagaaaagtcTACAAGTTGTAACTGTAATCACTTttagccaggaaaaaaaaaaaaagttagataTAACAGCACTTCTAGATCCGGTGTTCTTAGGCTTAGGAAATAAAATTCTGACAAGCCACTTCATTCAGAACAGTACTGGAGTTAGGGAGTTccatttgattatttttcaaacttCTAATTCATCTCTTGGTTTTGTAGTATCCCATAACAGTATCAGGAATCACGTTTTAAAAGCAGATTGAAAACACTAAAGGATAACTCCCACTTTAATTTTCAACTAGCCAAATGCTATCTGCCTCCAGCTATTTCTCTCTCAACTGTACTTACTTGCAGTATCACAGTATCATTTAAGgcttatctttttttctttttttcttttttttgtgtctcCCCAGGTTCTAATGGGAGTCTTCCGTCTGGGTTTTGTATCTATGTACCTGTCTGAATCAGTTCTAGACGGCTTTGCAACTGGCGCTTCCTTAACAATTTTAACAGCTCAAGTGAAGTATCTGATTGGAATAAAAATCCCACGTAGCCAAGGGCACGGGATGCTTGTTATTACTTGGATTAACATTTTCAGGAACATTTCTCAGGCTAACATTTGTGATATCATTACAAGTGCCATTTGTATCGTTGTGCTGGTTACTGCTAAGGAACTGGGAGATCGTTACAAGCATAAGCTGAAATTCCCTCTTCCCACAGAGCTGATAGTTATTGTTGTGGCGACACTAGTGTCACATTATGGAAACTTAAATGAAGTGTATTCATCCAGTGTCTCTGGAGCTATTCCAACAGGATTTATTGCCCCCAAGGTACCACGTTTTGACTTAATGATCCGTGTTGCTATAGATGCCTTACCTCTCGCAGTAGTAAGCTTTGTCTTCACTGTATCCCTTTCTGAAATGTGTGCAAAGAAATACGCTTACACTATCCGAGCCAATCAGGAAATGTTTGCTGTAGGGTTCTGCAACATCATTCCGtcttttttccactcttttgcAACAAGTGCAGCTCTGGCAAAAACACTTGTGAAAACATCTACAGGCTGCCAGACTCAAGTCTCCGGAGTGATTAGTGCAATGGTGGTTCTGCTGGTACTACTCTTCTTGGCACCTCTCTTCTACTCCTTGCAAAAGTGCGTCCTTGCTTGTATCATCATTGTCAGCCTTCGAGGAGCTCTAAGAAAGTTCCGAGATGTGCCAGCACGGTACCATGTGAATAAGGTGGACACAGTGGTTTGGGTCGTTACTATGTCTGCCTCTGCTTTGATCAGCACAGAAATAGGGCTACTAGTTGGCATTGTTTTCTCCATGTTATGCATCATTGTTCGGACACAGCAGCCACGGACAGCCCTGCTTGGTCAAATCCAAGATACCAACTTTTATGAGGATGACTTAGAATATGaaaatctctcttctgttcCAAAGGTCAAAATATTCCGTTTTGAGGCACCACTTTATTATGCCAATAGAAACTATTTCCTAAAGTCTCTGTACAGATTGACTGACCTAGATCCTAACTTAGAAGCtgccagaaggaagaaatatgagaagaaggaaaagcagcatctgaaaaaagaaaatcaacaaaatCAACCAACTGTTAATGGACTGGACAATAGAGACACCACTCTGCAACTAGTCCCTAAGCAAATTGACTTCCAAGCCCTTGTTGTAGATTGCTCTTCCATCCCATTTTTGGACACCACTGGAGTTAATACTCTAAAGGAAATTCTAAAAGACTACAaggaattaaatatttctgttctcttaGCTTGCTGTAATCCCTCAGTGATAGACTCTCTGAAAAGAGGAGGTTACTTTGGGAAAGATTTTGGAGGTATGCAAGAAATGCTCTTCTACAGTATACACAATGCTGTGCGGTTTGCAAAAGACCAAAAGCTTACTGCAGACTGCTCTGTTTAATCCCATTTTTCCTTGACAATACACTAAAGAAAGTGACAGATGGAGAAGGGCAGTTTGCAATAATTAAGTTATCAGACACACTGTTGGCTTTGTACAGCAATGGGCCTACAAGACATTGTCCCCTGAAGAGTTCTGCAATTCACTGGATGCCGCTTAGAACAGCCCTTGGGGACGCAGTCCGGGGCTAGGCTAGGACAAGCTGGATAATTATCTGCACCTCAATTTCAGAATGTGGGTGAAAAAGAAGTGCATCTTGGGgcagttttccttgttttgccATTATAATACATGACCAAATATACAGTGTCATGAGACTGAGACTGGAAGTCTCTCAAGAGCCATCTGCCTCTCCCAGTGGCTTGTGTTAAGAAGGATGAGTCATATATCCAAACATAATGGATCACGGACATATAATGATTTAAACTCTGGCTTGCAAAGCTCTGTCCATTCCATCATTCAAGACACGCTCTTTAGCAACTCCCACTATTTGCAAGCAAGGAAAATGTATAAAGCATTGTGGGATGTGTTAATGTTACGTCTCTCCTCGTCACCTTGATTGCATGGGCTTAATGACACAACTTGCCACAAGTGAAGAAACCACAGGCTATCACAATTTCTCTCAAAACCATCTTCTCAAGATAACTTCGTGGAGTCACTTGTGATATTGGAACCACCGTATGTTAATTAGTTACTGAGGGTTTCAATACCTCTAGTAACATAGGAAGAAACATGACCCTGATGTACAATTTTCTTGTGTCTAGAGAAAAGAGATACATGGgattaagaaaacagaatggcTTTTCTGGCAATCATACAGTTACCACAGTAGTTATACCACCCTGTCAAAATGTGTTACCTCTGTTGATACAACTCTAATCGAGGGACACACAAGGATCACTAAGTATAATCCTCAAGACTGTGATGCAGCACGCCATGCCCTTCCTACAACAGCCTGAAAAAGGGACAAGGGTAAGtgaagaaagcaagagaaaagaggaTAAAATGAGAAGTTAATCTGTGATCTACCATGTAGGGGAATGGTTAGTCAAAAATGCCAGGCTGGTTCTCTCTGATGCACTTCTAATGAAGTATATATAGCCCACAGCAGTATAACTGATCCAAGTAGAGCAATGCTTTATAAGTTGTGTATCCCCAAACACTAGAAAAATCTCACCACACTCCAGATCATTCTACATactactgacttttttttccccaccatgTAATTCTTTGATTATAGATCTAATAACCCGTATTTTACAGGTCTGTGTTAATTTTCATGACAACTTGCATTGAGTTATTTATTCTGTATGGTGTCAAATGATACCCTCAGAgtcagttttgttgttttatatCTATGCTCTCTCTATACAAATAAGTACACATCTAGATTTTGATTCTAGTTGTACTGATTCCAGTACTGCTGGTACTTATGTTCTAGCATATGGCATTGacagaaaactttttcttaCACTGAAGTCTAAAATTACCTGCATGAAAGGGAGGACAGCTGCCCTACCTTTCTCTTCTTATTCATGGCTGGTTCACATGTGGAACCAAGCATAGAAGGAAACTGTCACACTTGTGCTTTGTACACTTAGCAGACACCAGAAATAGGCTACATGTATGCTGAAACTATTTCTTAGATATACCACTAAAACAAATGCCACATCGACCCATCATGTGATTTGCTTATTTCAACTTCCAGGTCACTGAATGGAAGAACAATCAAACTGAGGTTCTCCAGTTGCCCCAGAGCCTGTTTGGCTTTCAAGAACACATATTTCATTTNNNNNNNNNNNNNNNNNNNNNNNNNNNNNNNNNNNNNNNNNNNNNNNNNNNNNNNNNNNNNNNNNNNNNNNNNNNNNNNNNNNNNNNNNNNNNNNNNNNNTTTGCATTCTccctttctgatttttcttaagTCATTGTTTCCAGATGCCTCTGTCTTCATTTATtagcaaacagaaagaaatctatGTACTTATCATTTCACCTGAACACCTGTCAGGCTGAGACTGCTCTCAGTTTGTTGTTGGCTATGTCAGATGTGGAGCAGCAGTCACTGTCCCATTTGTGCCTGGCTTTCAAAAGTCACTTAGCTGGGCTTTTCATGGAGACTTGCCAGATAAAGTTTTACTCTTCTTCAGTCACAACAAATAAATGCACGTTAGCACGTTTACTGGTATTTTGGCAGCAATGTCCTTGTAAGCCTAGGCCTAGGTTTGCTATATTCCAGTGATGGTACTTCTTTTCAGTCTTCACAGTCTCACTTCCAGACCCATTTATTTGCGCTGCCTTGTGAGAacaacagctgtgctgtgaacaTGAACAGTGATGAGTAAAGGGAGGTGTGTGTAGGGACTACCTGCTTGTTGTCAcaaaatcttctttctttctttcctggaaaGAAGGCTTTTTGTGGGCCATCCTTTGCTGAGTCAAAGATTGTAGACCATTGttaacagttttgcttttctagaGTATggaggaaaattattttcagatgtgTAAGCAGCTCCTGTACAGCTTACCAATGTTCTGCCAAAGGCAAAGCATACCTATTCAATTTGGTGGTCTTCTATggtggagtgacagcatcagtcAACAAAGGAAGACTGACTGCTACAGTCTATCTGGACTATGTAAAgtctttgacatggtcccacacaACATCTTTATCTCTAAATCGAAAAGATAAGGATTTAAGGAATTGGTTGGCTGCATGGCCACAGACGCAGGGTTGAAGTCAATGACCCTCCATCCAGGTGGAGGCTGATGATGGGTGGTGTCCCAAAATACTCTGTCTTGGTtttggtgctcttcaacattcTTAGCAATGACCTAGAGAGTAGAATTGAGtgtaccttcagcaagtttgcagatggcaccaagctgCGTGGTGCAGGTAAGGTGACAGAAGAAAGGTTACCATCTAAAAAGAGATGGACGAGATTGAAAAGCGGGTCCACATAAACATAATGCTGTTCAATAAAGCCAAGCGCAAGGCACTGAATCTTAGTTGGAACAATCCCAGATATAAACACAGAGTAGGAACAGCCCTGTGGAGAATGACGTGGGGTCTTGGTAGACGAAGACCTGTACTTGAGCCAACAGGGTGCAGtggcagcccagaaggccaatggtgtCCTGGGTTGCAacaaaagaggggtggccagcagagagtccctctctgctctacccttgtgaggccccatctgggTTAGTACATTcaggcccccagcacaaggaagaTGTGGAGCTCTCCAGAGGaggccataaagatgatcagagagggctggagtacctctcctattGAAggcaggttgagggaactgggattgttcagcttggagaagagaaggctcaagacctcattgtggccttccagtaatCAAATGGAGCTTATCAGTAGTAGGGAGGCTGATGTTTTACATGGgcaaacagcaacagaacaaggcaaaatggctttaaaataaaagaggagaaattaaaTTAGATACTATGAGGAAATTCTTTATCCAGAGAGTAGAGAAATAATGGAGCAAGTTGGCCAAAGAAattgtggatgcccatcccttGGGGTGTTCAAGGTCagctggatggggccttggaCAGCCTGATGTTGTTGGTGGCAATCCTGCATGCAGCATgtttaaggtctcttccaacccaaaccattctgtgattctcttatTCCATGAATATACTGCAAAATCTTCCTGTTGTGAATCTTATCCATTCCACTTTCATTCTATTTCCCATTCACTCACTCAATCTCTCATGGGGGAACTGATGAGCTTGCTTTAGCAAGTCAGCAATCTATTTCACAGCCAGATCTGCTTCAGTTAGCACAGATGTTGCTTCTGTCCCTTGGCCTACGGCTATAGCTTCCTTCCTGTGCTCAGCAGGTTgcatctttctctcttctgtccTAAGTTGATCCTTTCCAGGGGTACAGTAGTAAAGTCTGGAAAAAAGCAGGTGCACACACAGACATTGGACCAAATATCTTATCTGTAAAGACAGCAAGAAATACACAGGCAGGGAGTCTTTCTGTCCCAGGTAATCTTCTGTCAGGTACTGAATCTCTGATAACATGTGCAGGTAATTTTATCAAACATCAGTGAACAAAATTCTCTTTAAGAGGAAATACCGTGGCTGACCTCCACTGGTACATCATAGTCCTGATCAGGAAATTAAAGGCAGCATATGGGATAACCATCAGCAGAAGTCTTCTACTGAAGAGAGCTTTGTCTGGCCTAGCATTAAGATGAACAAGAAATACCTATATATTAGAGTAGTGGCTTTCTCATATGGACATTCCCCTTAACTTGCGTAGCCTCCTTTAACATTTCTGGTGGATACAGGTAACTACGCAAGTCAAAAACTTGATTTGCTTTCATCAGTGCCTGAGAACAGCAATAGCAGCAGGGCCAGACATGTCTATCGTTTGTCTATTGGTCTCTTCTAGCAGATCTGTGGTGATGGCTAACACCAgtctcagagcagcagagcctgcTACGTATTCATTGGAAGCTTCTGCAGGAAAAGATTGGTGGTCTAATTGTGGATGCAGACAAAATCAGGGATAGAAAATCGGTTAGCAGAGGTGAGGTGCCAATGATCTCTTAACAGTAAACATAATTTTTCCATGGGGCATTGGCTGGCTTCAGAATTGAAAGCTGAAATCCACAAGGGAGCCACCTAAAAAAAGACTCTCATCTGTGGGAGGACTTCTATATTACCTAGAGATAACTGAAAGTGAGGTTTGAGATACTAGGCAACTTGCTATCATGTCAGCTGAGATAATGGCTATATCACATACCAGTATTAATTTGACAGAGATGTTTAGCTGTATGCTGGAACATCACTATGTGTCCTGGTAAGCTGGTTCATGCAAACATACACTCCTTTGGCCCATAGTGCAAGGATGTAGTTTTTGTCTACACTGGGCAGTCACTGTTGTTCTGGTGCCATAGCATGCATGGTAATTAAGCACCAACTCTCAAATGTAAAAACTGTTTTAGGTGACTACTGTAACAAGCATCCTTAGATACAGTATCCCAAGGAACTGCTTACTGCATTTTTAGCATCCTTGACTCCATTTTAAGAGACCATGAATCTCCAGAGCAGACGCAATGTATCTgatgaaccaaaaaaaaagtccacTTATCCTGAGTCTTACTTTTTGTAAGTGGAGAAACTTCTTCCAGGAAAcgttcactgaaaaaaatgaaggcacAAGCACTGATAAGCTCCGTCAATTTGACCTCTTATTGCCACAAAGTTATTCAGAAGGACCCATCTTTGGAAGTAGCTGTCTTCTTTAGCCAGGAAAGTAGACTGTGAAGCAACAGTAAGTCACGTAAATTGTGGGCACAGCATCTTCAAGATGAAGGTCAAGAGCTATAGAGAGGATACGTATGCAAGTTTATCTTTTCCAACTTGCTGTCCTCCTCCAAGTGCCTCTTACAACACAAAAGGATCctgcttatttgttttttggCAGCTGGGAGGAATGATACGGAGCTAGCTTATAATTCAGACTGTTACAGAGAACTTGTTTGCTCCAAAACCACCAACACTATACATTAAATTCCTGTTCTGCTGATCGCTTTAAAACTTCCTGATCTCAGAAGCAGATCCTAAGACTGTACTATGGAAATGATACCTCAGAGTGAAGGGCAGAGTATATTTCATGAGCATTCACCTTTCCAGAATCACTCTCTCAGTGGTGATTGCTCCAGGTTTCTTCAATACAAACTAAAAAAACTACTAAATTGATACCTCAGCTTTAAGCAAAGATCATTAATGACTAACTATGAAATCAGCAGACTCCTGGGTTACTAATAAACAGTATTCTCCCTTCTGAACTCATTGGAAGCTGGCAGTATGGTATTCATTCACAATAGAGCTTCCTCTACCATGTTTTGTTCCACTCAATCTCATTTCCTACAATCATTATGTGTATGGAAGTCAATCCTTTTCTGTGAAATCCTTGTATCCCAAAAGTAACCACAATCACTCAACTGTTTGCAGGTTCACAAATGTTCCTCCCTACCAGTCCCTAACCAAAACACTGTCTGTACTTTTCACACAAGCAATGCAGGACAGGAAGCCTAATTTAGACAATTTTTCCAAACTCTAAGGCCAAATATTACTTCACTCATGCTAAAGAACTGGCACATTTTGTAACTTCCAGTTTTATTTGTTAGCATtaataaaaatctcatttgcTTCTCAGCTATATCATTTGTGTAAACACAGACTTAAAATCTGCTTGCTTACAGCACAGCCTCTGCAGAGGCTTCTGCACAGAGGCAGAATGCCAAAGACATCATTCCGTGCTATTCTTCTTTGAGGACAGAACTGGGTCTGTACTAAGCATAATTCACTCACCCTGTACAGTGAATGAGTCAGCCCAGCAGTAAAGGAAGGGAGGATACATTGCAAACTACATAGCCAGGCAGCATCCAGCTCTTGCTGATGTCACAGCTTGTCACAGTTAATCTATCCACACAACCAACCAGCACGATACATGCACAAAATGAAGGACGGATACGAATCTCTGTGGCTTAGAAACAAACTGGCTTCATACATGCAAACACgtcttttttttattggaaTTCACTACCTCTTCTAGAAGCCAGTCAGGAGACTGTGCATTCAGCTGAATCTTNNNNNNNNNNNNNNNNNNNNNNNNNNNNNNNNNNNNNNNNNNNNNNNNNNNNNNNNNNNNNNNNNNNNNNNNNNNNNNNNNNNNNNNNNNNNNNNNNNNNAAATTATAATAAAACAGTTAAATGTAAATACTGTAGTACTTGGCTGCAGATAATGAGTCAGATGCCTGCTTTCTTTTGGCTTTCAAAATTTACATTTAACTAGGGTTCTTGGAACTGCACACTGGTTTCCTTCCTCTGAAGGGTGTTCAGCACAAGCAAGCCATTTTTCTTGTCCAACACATGCCCTTTTCCTACTTCAGTGGCAGTAACAAAAGCAATATAATTAGGATGCTTGTTGGGTTTTGAGCGCTTAGTGTTAGTTTCTCTAACTTTTTGCTAAAGCGGAATTTACCTAGACTGCTTTTGGCTACCctgatttttcagtttccttttgaTTTCCTACTCAAAGGCCAGCTTTGTCTCATATTGCTGAGGCTATTTAATTTACAATATATATTACGGCTATACTAATGGTGCTTCTATGAGTTTAAGCCCATGTGAGAAGTAGCTCCATGCCTTTCAAAGAACAGCATATTTACATGTGCTATACCTGCAATTTTTACTTTACTGTTAGCATTTACTTCCTATTTCTTTTGCACTTCTAAGATCTCAATCTGCAATGATTTTAATTTCTAACTTGCATCTGTACTTAGAAGTGGAATTATGTTAGCCACGATTAAATGTATATGTTCAAACCCTTAGGAAAAGCCCCATGATGCTTCCCTCTGTGTTAGCAATGCTTGCAGGAGTAGGCAATTCAGGTGTGCACGATCTGGGAATGGAGCTGCATGGAATCAGTGAAATTCTTCCACCCAGGGGCTGAGAATTTCTATTTGCAATTTGTTTATGACACATTTGAAGACATATCTTAAATGCCTGAAAGGCTTTTCTTAAACAGCATCCAATGAAAGCAAATACGATGTGCTACATGGGTTGTGTACTGTTTCACATAACTTCTGAACCTCTAGCCTGATATAACTGAAATCTGACAGGATAGAATTCTTGCCAGTATGATGTGTCACCCAGGaattaaaattaacttttgTTGAAAATATTCCGTTAACATAACTTACTGCTGTTCAGCACAAGCCACAAACAGGTGTTGAAATTCTGCCCTCGATATGCACTGACTAAAGGTAACTAAAGTTTCGTAAGCACTCTTTTAGTCCAACCCTAGTCAAGTAAGACGGCTGATCAGGGTCTTGCCAGCACCATGTCAGAAATGATTTCTCCAGTCTTGCCAGAGAAACCGGATTTCACTGGTAGAGTGCAGCCTGAGCTCAGCCCCTGCTGTCTCATCTACTCTGTCCTAAGCACCTTGTCTCTGCTACGGTGGTACAAAGAGCTGCAGATAAAATGTCCTAAGATAGAAGCAGGAGAGACAATTGATTGCAGGATCTGTGACTGACTGGAGCTAGCAAGGAATGCTGGGCACAAAGGGTAAAAAGTGGGAGTAGGACAATCAACAGAAGAACTATTAAATCACTGTTGGGTTCTGTGTTGAGATTCACAATTCATTTCTTTCCCTGCCATTAACAGAGGAGAAGGACTCCAAGCCTGCTAAGTTGAGGCTTCTTCTGACCTCTCTTGCCAAGGGAAGACTTCACTGAAGAATCTGTAATATTAATCCTGAAGTTCTCAAAGAAATAAGGGGCTCAAAGAATTGCCTACTGAATACAGAATTATGACATGAAGTAGAGAAAGTACCATCTGCATATCTGCCATCTGCAGAgcaaaacaggcaaaaaaaccATAATCCAAGCCATATTTACCATACCAACTCCATCTGTGATACAACCAATCACATACTTTTAGTCCCAGAAGGTCACACTCTTTCCAAAGACCTGAGGCTGGCTTTCCTCTTTCAAGGTATGTTCTGTTACCATGACAGTGTTGTGTCTGCAACTACTGACAGGTTTGCTGTTCCTGCCAAAGTCAAATATTGTAGCAGAATTAAATAATTaagcaaatggaagaaaaatttattttagtatttactTTAGTGCTCATAGAACATTTCAGATGTTACTGCTTGACTTACAGTTATTTGAAACTAGagtggctttttggttttgaagggttttttttNNNNNNNNNNNNNNNNNNNNNNNNNNNNNNNNNNNNNNNNNNNNNNNNNNNNNNNNNNNNNNNNNNNNNNNNNNNNNNNNNNNNNNNNNNNNNNNNNNNNctggagtacctctcctataaagaaaggctgagggagctgggcttgcttagcctagagaagagaagactctgggagAACCTCATTTaggccttccagtatctaaagggaTCTTATAAGCAGGAGAGAGACCAACcttttacatgggcagatagtgataagacaaggaagaatggtttcaaactaaaagaggggaaattaagattagatattagaagaaaattcttcactcagagggtgagGCAGTAGCACTGCCTAGAGAATTTGTGAATGCCCCTTTCCTGAAGaagttcaaggccaggatggatggggccctggataGCCTGAGCTGGCGGGTGGCAATCGTGccccatagcagggggttgtAACTGAATAATCTTTAGGGTCTCTTCCCACCAAAaccattctgattctgtgattctatgactatgattctatgatgagtTTAGCTTCACCTCTCTCCACACATGAAGTTGGAAGCAACTTACACACTGATTACTGGTGTATTAGTTTTCACTAGACAGTAATTTCAGTGCTCCCAGTTCTGGGACAAAGATGCCCTTCTGTCTCTTGACCCCTTTGAACCAATAAGCATGCGAGCCTTTTGTCTACTGAGTGAATCAATATAAATGGCAAACCTACCTCACTGACATCCTGGATGTTCATGGTTTTCTTGGTTTGCGCAACATAGCCCACGATGCCTAAGTCCAGTGGGTAGACTATCTCGCAGTCTGGGGAAACCAGGCATTCCTCCAGCGTGCTTCCTTCTTGAATGTTGAAAAGCCTTGTTGCAAGCTCAGGTGTGCCGTTTCTTTGTCTGTACATGAAAAGACTACAGCGATCAGCATGAATAAGGGACCTGATTCTTCTCAAAGTCTTGAATACAACTTTCTCCATGTTGATGCTTTCTTGCATGTCTTGTATCAATTCAAAAAGA
This genomic interval carries:
- the SLC26A1 gene encoding sulfate anion transporter 1, which translates into the protein MERPHEATKMENNTSSCFFMERKTRVKANRKEIVLTKLRKSFSCTPRKLKNFVMDFFPVLRWLPKYQCKEYIWGDVMSGLVIGIILVPQAIAYSLLAGLKPIYSLYTSFFANIIYFLMGTSRHVSVGIFSLISLMVGQVVDRELLLAGFDLNDDATPALGHGSLQTDSQSNTTVFNLTTEGMNAECGKECYAIGIATALTFVAGVYQVLMGVFRLGFVSMYLSESVLDGFATGASLTILTAQVKYLIGIKIPRSQGHGMLVITWINIFRNISQANICDIITSAICIVVLVTAKELGDRYKHKLKFPLPTELIVIVVATLVSHYGNLNEVYSSSVSGAIPTGFIAPKVPRFDLMIRVAIDALPLAVVSFVFTVSLSEMCAKKYAYTIRANQEMFAVGFCNIIPSFFHSFATSAALAKTLVKTSTGCQTQVSGVISAMVVLLVLLFLAPLFYSLQKCVLACIIIVSLRGALRKFRDVPARYHVNKVDTVVWVVTMSASALISTEIGLLVGIVFSMLCIIVRTQQPRTALLGQIQDTNFYEDDLEYENLSSVPKVKIFRFEAPLYYANRNYFLKSLYRLTDLDPNLEAARRKKYEKKEKQHLKKENQQNQPTVNGLDNRDTTLQLVPKQIDFQALVVDCSSIPFLDTTGVNTLKEILKDYKELNISVLLACCNPSVIDSLKRGGYFGKDFGGMQEMLFYSIHNAVRFAKDQKLTADCSV